The sequence tagagaacataaaaaagatggtggaatttattaatcaagttaacgtgaatgtttctaataaaatagatgacgtagaacaagtgtttaagttgattcatgaagtagaaatcgagattggtgatcacaaggaatctgtgaacggactaataaatgcacaaaagggaatactcagccctgctatcatttctccaaaaactttgaaagaaattatcgattggtgtatagtaaatagccattccaagcctttgctagaagatatattttggtattacacaatgtcaactgtgaaagtaacaaaagggtatttgttggtattgatccccttcaagggtatgaatttgtttgacctatatacaatacatcctttcccagttaagataggaaatgcaacaataatttggaaccatccgaaggttcgtctagcattggataagaacaagttgttgatgattattttagaagaaggtgatttagaacagtgtgtgttgataagtgaaagtcaatccatgtgcaattttgtgcaaattaaacaacctatgagcaattttccgtgtatccaaggtattttctttgagaattatgagttgatgagagagtgtaaatttgaaacctttgctttgccatacagggcattacatttaggtaatgagatttttgtttatgtacaaagtactaaaaatgcagaagttacttgtgatgggaagactcaaacatttcagttaggaaacttgaagtcatttgcagattcttgctcagtagtgataaatgattatctctattatgtaccaagtgtgtttttgcattatgagttaaatcaatcttccattgcaaagagttacgagaacaagattaatcattttcagctagacaaattaacagtggtagaaaatgtggcaatgccacttgataatgattatgttctgttttacaagaaagatgttgcaccatttctgactatgtgtaatgtgtttttgattgtacttattactgtggtaacatataatgtggtgaagtatttggttttcagaaaattggaaaggattaatgagt comes from Palaemon carinicauda isolate YSFRI2023 chromosome 3, ASM3689809v2, whole genome shotgun sequence and encodes:
- the LOC137638197 gene encoding uncharacterized protein, whose protein sequence is MVASLRDTVPCCIKFELILALFQESAETPFYVSKKYKTISRKTEGNQRSREPMDMKWWKNFLLILPLVVGITCEIDIKSGALIQNHGKGELLTDFAVVKINVNSILEREEHLNQLDKELRKCILTHSDSAFVEVLRNLQGKIEDIVRPQRNKRSLLPFVGSAFSALFGVATENDVRGLTDRVELIEKWANQKGNLISTLIENNNKNVENIKKMVEFINQVNVNVSNKIDDVEQVFKLIHEVEIEIGDHKESVNGLINAQKGILSPAIISPKTLKEIIDWCIVNSHSKPLLEDIFWYYTMSTVKVTKGYLLVLIPFKGMNLFDLYTIHPFPVKIGNATIIWNHPKVRLALDKNKLLMIILEEGDLEQCVLISESQSMCNFVQIKQPMSNFPCIQGIFFENYELMRECKFETFALPYRALHLGNEIFVYVQSTKNAEVTCDGKTQTFQLGNLKSFADSCSVVINDYLYYVPSVFLHYELNQSSIAKSYENKINHFQLDKLTVVENVAMPLDNDYVLFYKKDVAPFLTMCNVFLIVLITVVTYNVVKYLVFRKLERINELLLIIAGKPKE